Proteins from a single region of Hordeum vulgare subsp. vulgare chromosome 6H, MorexV3_pseudomolecules_assembly, whole genome shotgun sequence:
- the LOC123405973 gene encoding uncharacterized protein LOC123405973, which translates to MFMDSASRKKKVDDVTDAQMEMDPHGMHSSRNDKQSTESMHIPNDYPVGARKLDRAVEIIDLNSSPPMVGEEEEVMDILNDYPGASLRLVNEVDIIDVDDSPTTIEEGVASSNEMSLTNFEQPAAPIQDEESPMHFDDFPEVPASFNFLMGGSGDARPPPHGRQTTSFSARNSKIHGR; encoded by the exons AT GTTCATGGATTCCGCTAGCAGgaagaagaaggttgatgatgtgaCAGATGCCCAAATGGAGATGGACCCTCATGGCATGCACTCCTCGCGAAATGACAAGCAATCCACTGAATCCATGCACATCCCCAACGACTACCCTGTAGGGGCACGAAAGCTTGACCGTGCAGTAGAGATCATTGACCTCAACTCTTCGCCACCCATggtcggcgaggaggaggaggtcatgGATATCCTCAACGACTACCCTGGAGCATCGTTGAGACTAGTCAATGAAGTTGACATTATAGATGTGGATGATTCTCCCACAACCATTGAGGAGGGTGTGGCATCATCAAATGAGATGTCGTTAACGAATTTTGAGCAACCCGCGGCTCCCATCCAAGACGAAGAGTCACCCATGCATTTCGATGACTTCCCAGAGGTTCCAGCATCTTTCAACTTCCTCATGGGTGGTTCAGGGGATGCTCGACCTCCTCCACACGGCCGTCAAACGACATCATTCTCTGCGCGGAACTCGAAGATCCATGGACGCTGA